Proteins encoded together in one Osmerus eperlanus chromosome 20, fOsmEpe2.1, whole genome shotgun sequence window:
- the ripor2 gene encoding rho family-interacting cell polarization regulator 2 isoform X1, whose protein sequence is MELHRRLHWIHNRPWRARARHRDFNRVSSRVPEIMAAGTHSPGGPNGIIRSQSFAGFSTLQERRSRCNSFMGNSVVQKKPQSKPKKPHLSGHKASSSREPQPKRLEEVYGALKQGLDEYLEVHQTELDKLTSLMKDMKRNSRLGVLYDLDKQIKTIERYMRRLEFHMSKVDELYEAFCIQRKLRDGASRMKQAFSASPSTKGTRESIAEVNRRYKEYTENMSTFEGELENLLGEFHIKMKGLAGFARLCPGDQYEIFMRYGRQRWKLKGKIESNSRQSWDGEEMVFTPLVSDLINIKVTELKGLATHILVGSVICETKDLFTAMPQVVAVDVNDLGTIKLNLEVTWFPFDVEDLTLSSGNVSKAAALQRRVSVYSQGTPETPTFQDTSFFSTLPDDVFENGGCGVAECKRLSFTFSDTSASTHNSSLAPGQSTPEITVTPPESDSPPRIPPHAAREDIGIPAGLVEEDEQAGDEESGGSGSLASEEAECEWERAESQRDRPASGTESVAPSLCSESQLSTVAPEDVFLDHAGAPEDDASELKPVELDTEEAGSLTRQLVRRLTSSDILPQTGDLSWAGEGSRAFLESSLEEALQSLLIRLEGLTQRCRELQDLEQELMRLEDLLKCRLPGHRSRSSSLSLTVESALESFDFLNTSDFDDEDTGDDAAPGLGLLRSAFFDMEADRMGPGQHPEARGHLSEALTEDTGVGNSVAGSPLPLTTGNENLDVAIVIHLQYCDHLIQQLSTGRSPWQRRALLSKLSAQTVLLEELGEISVERLGTVTSAADVLPGLAERPAMMALWSEWSGSGGLFHTTLDRVFKHMNHNLTSTLQERHPHAEDTALRLVVSEMVDRSELAPAGPPGPPASALAQDVLTVFQFHGYVCDHAVTSMEEHLLQVAQEVIFAETLSSGDSERCVCELDEVCVTSLWPRQATMCALASLLTLEDPLVHQAATTFLTSAASHPRFRTRAVDCYTQALSEAQGQTQRAACAALSCLQAVESIRAVTLLCDSADEKLRHMAVETLLTFGEEGRLAYEQLDTVPGEMVRLGTRRGNAVTTAF, encoded by the exons GAGTGTCGTCCCGTGTCCCGGAGATCATGGCGGCCGGCACACACTCCCCCGGGGGGCCCAACGGCATCATTCGGAGTCAATCCTTCGCTGGCTTCAGCACGCTACAGGAAAGACGCTCACG gtgtaacTCGTTCATGGGGAACTCAGTGGTCCAGAAGAAGCCCCAGTCCAAGCCCAAGAAGCCCCATCTGTCCGGGCACAAGGCCAGCAGCTCCAGAGAGCCACAGCCCAAGAGACTGGAGGAGGTCTACGGAGCCCTCAAACAAGGCCTgga TGAATATCTGGAGGTCCACCAGACAGAGTTGGACAAGCTCACGTCCCTCATGAAGGACATGAAGAGGAACTCTCGACTG GGAGTGCTGTACGATCTCGACAAG CAAATCAAAACCATTGAGCGCTACATGAGACGGCTGGAGTTTCACATGAGCAAG gtggatGAGCTGTACGAGGCCTTCTGCATCCAGCGGAAACTGAGAGATGGAGCAAGTCGGATGAAGCAGgccttctctgcctctccctccaccaagGGCACACGCGAGAGCATAGCCGAGGTCAACCGCAGATACAAGGAgtacacagag AACATGAGCACCTtcgagggggagctggagaacTTGCTCGGGGAGTTCCACATCAAGATGAAAG gtttgGCTGGATTTGCAAGGCTCTGTCCAGGAGACCAGTATGAG ATCTTCATGCGTTACGGCCGTCAGAGGTGGAAGCTGAAGGGCAAGATAGAGTCCAACTCCAGGCAGAgctgggatggagaggagatggtCTTCACTCCCCTTGTCTCGGACCTCATCAACATCAAG GTGACTGAGCTGAAGGGGCTGGCGACCCACATCCTGGTGGGCAGCGTGATCTGTGAGACCAAGGACCTGTTCACTGCCATGCCCCAGGTGGTGGCGGTGGACGTCAATGACCTGGGAACCATCAAACTCAACCTGGAGGTCACATGGTT TCCGTTTGACGTGGAGGATCTGACCCTGTCGTCGGGCAACGTGAGCAAGGCTGCGGCCCTGCAGAGGCGGGTGTCGGTGTACAGCCAGGGCACGCCCGAGACCCCCACCTTCCAGGACACCTCCTTCTTT tccacCCTCCCTGACGACGTCTTTGAGAACGGAGGCTGTGGCGTGGCCGAGTGCAAGCgcctctccttcaccttctcCGACACCTCGGCCTCCACCCACAACTCCAGCCTCGCCCCGGGGCAGTCCACCCCAGAGATCACCGTCACCCCCCCAGAAAGCGACTCGCCGCCTCGCATCCCTCCCCACGCCGCCAGGGAAGACATTGGAATCCCCGCTGGTTTGGTGGAGGAGGACGAACAAGCAGGGGACGAGGAGAGCGGGGGAAGCGGCAGCCTCGCCAGCGAGGAGGCGGAATGCGAGTGGGAGCGCGCCGAGTCCCAGCGCGACCGCCCGGCCTCCGGCACCGAGTCCGTCGCCCCCTCGCTCTGCTCCGAGAGCCAGCTCTCCACCGTGGCGCCCGAGGACGTGTTCCTCGACCACGCGGGGGCGCCGGAGGACGACGCCTCGGAGCTGAAGCCGGTGGAGCTGGACACGGAGGAGGCCGGGAGCCTGACCAGGCAGCTGGTGAGGAGGCTGACGTCGTCCGACATCCTGCCCCAGACGGGGGACCTGAGCTGGGCTGGCGAGGGGAGCAGAGCCTTCCTGGAGAGTAGCCTGGAGGAGGCCCTCCAGAGCCTGCTGATCAGGCTGGAGGGCTTGACCCAgcgctgcagagagctgcaagACCTGGAGCAGGAGCTGATGAGGCTGGAGGACCTGCTCAAG TGTCGTCTGCCGGGTCACCGGAGCCGGTCTTCCAGCCTCAGCCTGACGGTGGAGAGCGCCCTGGAGAGCTTCGACTTCCTGAACACCTCCGACTTTGACGACGAGGACACGGGAGACGACGCCGCCCCGGGCCTCGGCCTGCTGCGCTCCGCCTTCTTCGACATGGAGGCGGACCGGATGGG ACCAGGCCAGCACCCGGAGGCCAGGGGCCACCTGAGCGAAGCCCTGACAGAGGACACCGGAGTGGGCAACAGTGTGGCAGGcagccccctgcccctcaccaCAGGGAACGAGAACCTGGACGTAGCCATCGTCATCCACCTGCAGTACTGCGACCACCTCATCCAG CAACTGTCCACTGGGAGGAGCCCCTGGCAGCGCCGGGCCCTGCTGAGCAAGCTGTCTGCCCAGACGGtgctgctggaggagctgggggagatAAGTGTGGAGAGACTGGGGACTGTCACCTCTGCTGCAGATG TGCTCCCAGGGCTAGCAGAGCGGCCGGCCATGATGGCCCTGTGGTCTGAATGGAGCGGCTCCGGTGGCCTCTTCCACACCACGCTGGACCGCGTGTTCAAGCACATGAATCACAACTTGACCTCAACATTGCAGGAGAGACACCCGCACGCTGAAGACACCG CTCTGCGTCTGGTGGTGAGTGAGATGGTGGACAGGAGTGAGCTGGCCCCCGCTGGGCCCCCCGGGCCCCCTGCCTCGGCGCTGGCCCAGGACGTGCTCACCGTCTTCCAGTTCCATGGCTACGTCTGCGACCACGCCGTCACGTCCATGGAGGAACACCTTCTGCAGGTGGCCCAGGAAG tcaTCTTTGCCGAAACCCTGAGCAGCGGCGACTccgagcggtgtgtgtgtgagctggacgaggtgtgtgtgaccagtCTGTGGCCCCGGCAGGCCACCATGTGCGCCCtggcctccctcctcaccctggaAGACCCCCTGGTCCATCAGGCCGCCACCACCTTCCTCACCTCGGCCGCTTCACACCCCCGCTTCAGGACCAGG GCGGTGGATTGCTACACCCAGGCCCTGTCGGAGGCCCAGGGTCAAACCCAGAGGGCTGCCTGCGCTGCTCTCAGCTGTTTACAG gcagtAGAAAGCATCAGGGCTGTCACACTGCTGTGTGACTCAGCAGACGAGAAGCTACGTCACATGGCCGTTGAGACCCTGCTCACTTTTG gtgaggaggggaggctggcGTACGAGCAGTTGGACACGGTGCCTGGGGAGATGGTCCGACTGGGCACGCGGCGAGGGAACGCCGTCACCACCGCCTTCTGA
- the ripor2 gene encoding rho family-interacting cell polarization regulator 2 isoform X2: MADIGEDDLDEVMRDEAEDVFYNDGVSSRVPEIMAAGTHSPGGPNGIIRSQSFAGFSTLQERRSRCNSFMGNSVVQKKPQSKPKKPHLSGHKASSSREPQPKRLEEVYGALKQGLDEYLEVHQTELDKLTSLMKDMKRNSRLGVLYDLDKQIKTIERYMRRLEFHMSKVDELYEAFCIQRKLRDGASRMKQAFSASPSTKGTRESIAEVNRRYKEYTENMSTFEGELENLLGEFHIKMKGLAGFARLCPGDQYEIFMRYGRQRWKLKGKIESNSRQSWDGEEMVFTPLVSDLINIKVTELKGLATHILVGSVICETKDLFTAMPQVVAVDVNDLGTIKLNLEVTWFPFDVEDLTLSSGNVSKAAALQRRVSVYSQGTPETPTFQDTSFFSTLPDDVFENGGCGVAECKRLSFTFSDTSASTHNSSLAPGQSTPEITVTPPESDSPPRIPPHAAREDIGIPAGLVEEDEQAGDEESGGSGSLASEEAECEWERAESQRDRPASGTESVAPSLCSESQLSTVAPEDVFLDHAGAPEDDASELKPVELDTEEAGSLTRQLVRRLTSSDILPQTGDLSWAGEGSRAFLESSLEEALQSLLIRLEGLTQRCRELQDLEQELMRLEDLLKCRLPGHRSRSSSLSLTVESALESFDFLNTSDFDDEDTGDDAAPGLGLLRSAFFDMEADRMGPGQHPEARGHLSEALTEDTGVGNSVAGSPLPLTTGNENLDVAIVIHLQYCDHLIQQLSTGRSPWQRRALLSKLSAQTVLLEELGEISVERLGTVTSAADVLPGLAERPAMMALWSEWSGSGGLFHTTLDRVFKHMNHNLTSTLQERHPHAEDTALRLVVSEMVDRSELAPAGPPGPPASALAQDVLTVFQFHGYVCDHAVTSMEEHLLQVAQEVIFAETLSSGDSERCVCELDEVCVTSLWPRQATMCALASLLTLEDPLVHQAATTFLTSAASHPRFRTRAVDCYTQALSEAQGQTQRAACAALSCLQAVESIRAVTLLCDSADEKLRHMAVETLLTFGEEGRLAYEQLDTVPGEMVRLGTRRGNAVTTAF, translated from the exons GAGTGTCGTCCCGTGTCCCGGAGATCATGGCGGCCGGCACACACTCCCCCGGGGGGCCCAACGGCATCATTCGGAGTCAATCCTTCGCTGGCTTCAGCACGCTACAGGAAAGACGCTCACG gtgtaacTCGTTCATGGGGAACTCAGTGGTCCAGAAGAAGCCCCAGTCCAAGCCCAAGAAGCCCCATCTGTCCGGGCACAAGGCCAGCAGCTCCAGAGAGCCACAGCCCAAGAGACTGGAGGAGGTCTACGGAGCCCTCAAACAAGGCCTgga TGAATATCTGGAGGTCCACCAGACAGAGTTGGACAAGCTCACGTCCCTCATGAAGGACATGAAGAGGAACTCTCGACTG GGAGTGCTGTACGATCTCGACAAG CAAATCAAAACCATTGAGCGCTACATGAGACGGCTGGAGTTTCACATGAGCAAG gtggatGAGCTGTACGAGGCCTTCTGCATCCAGCGGAAACTGAGAGATGGAGCAAGTCGGATGAAGCAGgccttctctgcctctccctccaccaagGGCACACGCGAGAGCATAGCCGAGGTCAACCGCAGATACAAGGAgtacacagag AACATGAGCACCTtcgagggggagctggagaacTTGCTCGGGGAGTTCCACATCAAGATGAAAG gtttgGCTGGATTTGCAAGGCTCTGTCCAGGAGACCAGTATGAG ATCTTCATGCGTTACGGCCGTCAGAGGTGGAAGCTGAAGGGCAAGATAGAGTCCAACTCCAGGCAGAgctgggatggagaggagatggtCTTCACTCCCCTTGTCTCGGACCTCATCAACATCAAG GTGACTGAGCTGAAGGGGCTGGCGACCCACATCCTGGTGGGCAGCGTGATCTGTGAGACCAAGGACCTGTTCACTGCCATGCCCCAGGTGGTGGCGGTGGACGTCAATGACCTGGGAACCATCAAACTCAACCTGGAGGTCACATGGTT TCCGTTTGACGTGGAGGATCTGACCCTGTCGTCGGGCAACGTGAGCAAGGCTGCGGCCCTGCAGAGGCGGGTGTCGGTGTACAGCCAGGGCACGCCCGAGACCCCCACCTTCCAGGACACCTCCTTCTTT tccacCCTCCCTGACGACGTCTTTGAGAACGGAGGCTGTGGCGTGGCCGAGTGCAAGCgcctctccttcaccttctcCGACACCTCGGCCTCCACCCACAACTCCAGCCTCGCCCCGGGGCAGTCCACCCCAGAGATCACCGTCACCCCCCCAGAAAGCGACTCGCCGCCTCGCATCCCTCCCCACGCCGCCAGGGAAGACATTGGAATCCCCGCTGGTTTGGTGGAGGAGGACGAACAAGCAGGGGACGAGGAGAGCGGGGGAAGCGGCAGCCTCGCCAGCGAGGAGGCGGAATGCGAGTGGGAGCGCGCCGAGTCCCAGCGCGACCGCCCGGCCTCCGGCACCGAGTCCGTCGCCCCCTCGCTCTGCTCCGAGAGCCAGCTCTCCACCGTGGCGCCCGAGGACGTGTTCCTCGACCACGCGGGGGCGCCGGAGGACGACGCCTCGGAGCTGAAGCCGGTGGAGCTGGACACGGAGGAGGCCGGGAGCCTGACCAGGCAGCTGGTGAGGAGGCTGACGTCGTCCGACATCCTGCCCCAGACGGGGGACCTGAGCTGGGCTGGCGAGGGGAGCAGAGCCTTCCTGGAGAGTAGCCTGGAGGAGGCCCTCCAGAGCCTGCTGATCAGGCTGGAGGGCTTGACCCAgcgctgcagagagctgcaagACCTGGAGCAGGAGCTGATGAGGCTGGAGGACCTGCTCAAG TGTCGTCTGCCGGGTCACCGGAGCCGGTCTTCCAGCCTCAGCCTGACGGTGGAGAGCGCCCTGGAGAGCTTCGACTTCCTGAACACCTCCGACTTTGACGACGAGGACACGGGAGACGACGCCGCCCCGGGCCTCGGCCTGCTGCGCTCCGCCTTCTTCGACATGGAGGCGGACCGGATGGG ACCAGGCCAGCACCCGGAGGCCAGGGGCCACCTGAGCGAAGCCCTGACAGAGGACACCGGAGTGGGCAACAGTGTGGCAGGcagccccctgcccctcaccaCAGGGAACGAGAACCTGGACGTAGCCATCGTCATCCACCTGCAGTACTGCGACCACCTCATCCAG CAACTGTCCACTGGGAGGAGCCCCTGGCAGCGCCGGGCCCTGCTGAGCAAGCTGTCTGCCCAGACGGtgctgctggaggagctgggggagatAAGTGTGGAGAGACTGGGGACTGTCACCTCTGCTGCAGATG TGCTCCCAGGGCTAGCAGAGCGGCCGGCCATGATGGCCCTGTGGTCTGAATGGAGCGGCTCCGGTGGCCTCTTCCACACCACGCTGGACCGCGTGTTCAAGCACATGAATCACAACTTGACCTCAACATTGCAGGAGAGACACCCGCACGCTGAAGACACCG CTCTGCGTCTGGTGGTGAGTGAGATGGTGGACAGGAGTGAGCTGGCCCCCGCTGGGCCCCCCGGGCCCCCTGCCTCGGCGCTGGCCCAGGACGTGCTCACCGTCTTCCAGTTCCATGGCTACGTCTGCGACCACGCCGTCACGTCCATGGAGGAACACCTTCTGCAGGTGGCCCAGGAAG tcaTCTTTGCCGAAACCCTGAGCAGCGGCGACTccgagcggtgtgtgtgtgagctggacgaggtgtgtgtgaccagtCTGTGGCCCCGGCAGGCCACCATGTGCGCCCtggcctccctcctcaccctggaAGACCCCCTGGTCCATCAGGCCGCCACCACCTTCCTCACCTCGGCCGCTTCACACCCCCGCTTCAGGACCAGG GCGGTGGATTGCTACACCCAGGCCCTGTCGGAGGCCCAGGGTCAAACCCAGAGGGCTGCCTGCGCTGCTCTCAGCTGTTTACAG gcagtAGAAAGCATCAGGGCTGTCACACTGCTGTGTGACTCAGCAGACGAGAAGCTACGTCACATGGCCGTTGAGACCCTGCTCACTTTTG gtgaggaggggaggctggcGTACGAGCAGTTGGACACGGTGCCTGGGGAGATGGTCCGACTGGGCACGCGGCGAGGGAACGCCGTCACCACCGCCTTCTGA
- the ripor2 gene encoding rho family-interacting cell polarization regulator 2 isoform X3, which translates to MAAGTHSPGGPNGIIRSQSFAGFSTLQERRSRCNSFMGNSVVQKKPQSKPKKPHLSGHKASSSREPQPKRLEEVYGALKQGLDEYLEVHQTELDKLTSLMKDMKRNSRLGVLYDLDKQIKTIERYMRRLEFHMSKVDELYEAFCIQRKLRDGASRMKQAFSASPSTKGTRESIAEVNRRYKEYTENMSTFEGELENLLGEFHIKMKGLAGFARLCPGDQYEIFMRYGRQRWKLKGKIESNSRQSWDGEEMVFTPLVSDLINIKVTELKGLATHILVGSVICETKDLFTAMPQVVAVDVNDLGTIKLNLEVTWFPFDVEDLTLSSGNVSKAAALQRRVSVYSQGTPETPTFQDTSFFSTLPDDVFENGGCGVAECKRLSFTFSDTSASTHNSSLAPGQSTPEITVTPPESDSPPRIPPHAAREDIGIPAGLVEEDEQAGDEESGGSGSLASEEAECEWERAESQRDRPASGTESVAPSLCSESQLSTVAPEDVFLDHAGAPEDDASELKPVELDTEEAGSLTRQLVRRLTSSDILPQTGDLSWAGEGSRAFLESSLEEALQSLLIRLEGLTQRCRELQDLEQELMRLEDLLKCRLPGHRSRSSSLSLTVESALESFDFLNTSDFDDEDTGDDAAPGLGLLRSAFFDMEADRMGPGQHPEARGHLSEALTEDTGVGNSVAGSPLPLTTGNENLDVAIVIHLQYCDHLIQQLSTGRSPWQRRALLSKLSAQTVLLEELGEISVERLGTVTSAADVLPGLAERPAMMALWSEWSGSGGLFHTTLDRVFKHMNHNLTSTLQERHPHAEDTALRLVVSEMVDRSELAPAGPPGPPASALAQDVLTVFQFHGYVCDHAVTSMEEHLLQVAQEVIFAETLSSGDSERCVCELDEVCVTSLWPRQATMCALASLLTLEDPLVHQAATTFLTSAASHPRFRTRAVDCYTQALSEAQGQTQRAACAALSCLQAVESIRAVTLLCDSADEKLRHMAVETLLTFGEEGRLAYEQLDTVPGEMVRLGTRRGNAVTTAF; encoded by the exons ATGGCGGCCGGCACACACTCCCCCGGGGGGCCCAACGGCATCATTCGGAGTCAATCCTTCGCTGGCTTCAGCACGCTACAGGAAAGACGCTCACG gtgtaacTCGTTCATGGGGAACTCAGTGGTCCAGAAGAAGCCCCAGTCCAAGCCCAAGAAGCCCCATCTGTCCGGGCACAAGGCCAGCAGCTCCAGAGAGCCACAGCCCAAGAGACTGGAGGAGGTCTACGGAGCCCTCAAACAAGGCCTgga TGAATATCTGGAGGTCCACCAGACAGAGTTGGACAAGCTCACGTCCCTCATGAAGGACATGAAGAGGAACTCTCGACTG GGAGTGCTGTACGATCTCGACAAG CAAATCAAAACCATTGAGCGCTACATGAGACGGCTGGAGTTTCACATGAGCAAG gtggatGAGCTGTACGAGGCCTTCTGCATCCAGCGGAAACTGAGAGATGGAGCAAGTCGGATGAAGCAGgccttctctgcctctccctccaccaagGGCACACGCGAGAGCATAGCCGAGGTCAACCGCAGATACAAGGAgtacacagag AACATGAGCACCTtcgagggggagctggagaacTTGCTCGGGGAGTTCCACATCAAGATGAAAG gtttgGCTGGATTTGCAAGGCTCTGTCCAGGAGACCAGTATGAG ATCTTCATGCGTTACGGCCGTCAGAGGTGGAAGCTGAAGGGCAAGATAGAGTCCAACTCCAGGCAGAgctgggatggagaggagatggtCTTCACTCCCCTTGTCTCGGACCTCATCAACATCAAG GTGACTGAGCTGAAGGGGCTGGCGACCCACATCCTGGTGGGCAGCGTGATCTGTGAGACCAAGGACCTGTTCACTGCCATGCCCCAGGTGGTGGCGGTGGACGTCAATGACCTGGGAACCATCAAACTCAACCTGGAGGTCACATGGTT TCCGTTTGACGTGGAGGATCTGACCCTGTCGTCGGGCAACGTGAGCAAGGCTGCGGCCCTGCAGAGGCGGGTGTCGGTGTACAGCCAGGGCACGCCCGAGACCCCCACCTTCCAGGACACCTCCTTCTTT tccacCCTCCCTGACGACGTCTTTGAGAACGGAGGCTGTGGCGTGGCCGAGTGCAAGCgcctctccttcaccttctcCGACACCTCGGCCTCCACCCACAACTCCAGCCTCGCCCCGGGGCAGTCCACCCCAGAGATCACCGTCACCCCCCCAGAAAGCGACTCGCCGCCTCGCATCCCTCCCCACGCCGCCAGGGAAGACATTGGAATCCCCGCTGGTTTGGTGGAGGAGGACGAACAAGCAGGGGACGAGGAGAGCGGGGGAAGCGGCAGCCTCGCCAGCGAGGAGGCGGAATGCGAGTGGGAGCGCGCCGAGTCCCAGCGCGACCGCCCGGCCTCCGGCACCGAGTCCGTCGCCCCCTCGCTCTGCTCCGAGAGCCAGCTCTCCACCGTGGCGCCCGAGGACGTGTTCCTCGACCACGCGGGGGCGCCGGAGGACGACGCCTCGGAGCTGAAGCCGGTGGAGCTGGACACGGAGGAGGCCGGGAGCCTGACCAGGCAGCTGGTGAGGAGGCTGACGTCGTCCGACATCCTGCCCCAGACGGGGGACCTGAGCTGGGCTGGCGAGGGGAGCAGAGCCTTCCTGGAGAGTAGCCTGGAGGAGGCCCTCCAGAGCCTGCTGATCAGGCTGGAGGGCTTGACCCAgcgctgcagagagctgcaagACCTGGAGCAGGAGCTGATGAGGCTGGAGGACCTGCTCAAG TGTCGTCTGCCGGGTCACCGGAGCCGGTCTTCCAGCCTCAGCCTGACGGTGGAGAGCGCCCTGGAGAGCTTCGACTTCCTGAACACCTCCGACTTTGACGACGAGGACACGGGAGACGACGCCGCCCCGGGCCTCGGCCTGCTGCGCTCCGCCTTCTTCGACATGGAGGCGGACCGGATGGG ACCAGGCCAGCACCCGGAGGCCAGGGGCCACCTGAGCGAAGCCCTGACAGAGGACACCGGAGTGGGCAACAGTGTGGCAGGcagccccctgcccctcaccaCAGGGAACGAGAACCTGGACGTAGCCATCGTCATCCACCTGCAGTACTGCGACCACCTCATCCAG CAACTGTCCACTGGGAGGAGCCCCTGGCAGCGCCGGGCCCTGCTGAGCAAGCTGTCTGCCCAGACGGtgctgctggaggagctgggggagatAAGTGTGGAGAGACTGGGGACTGTCACCTCTGCTGCAGATG TGCTCCCAGGGCTAGCAGAGCGGCCGGCCATGATGGCCCTGTGGTCTGAATGGAGCGGCTCCGGTGGCCTCTTCCACACCACGCTGGACCGCGTGTTCAAGCACATGAATCACAACTTGACCTCAACATTGCAGGAGAGACACCCGCACGCTGAAGACACCG CTCTGCGTCTGGTGGTGAGTGAGATGGTGGACAGGAGTGAGCTGGCCCCCGCTGGGCCCCCCGGGCCCCCTGCCTCGGCGCTGGCCCAGGACGTGCTCACCGTCTTCCAGTTCCATGGCTACGTCTGCGACCACGCCGTCACGTCCATGGAGGAACACCTTCTGCAGGTGGCCCAGGAAG tcaTCTTTGCCGAAACCCTGAGCAGCGGCGACTccgagcggtgtgtgtgtgagctggacgaggtgtgtgtgaccagtCTGTGGCCCCGGCAGGCCACCATGTGCGCCCtggcctccctcctcaccctggaAGACCCCCTGGTCCATCAGGCCGCCACCACCTTCCTCACCTCGGCCGCTTCACACCCCCGCTTCAGGACCAGG GCGGTGGATTGCTACACCCAGGCCCTGTCGGAGGCCCAGGGTCAAACCCAGAGGGCTGCCTGCGCTGCTCTCAGCTGTTTACAG gcagtAGAAAGCATCAGGGCTGTCACACTGCTGTGTGACTCAGCAGACGAGAAGCTACGTCACATGGCCGTTGAGACCCTGCTCACTTTTG gtgaggaggggaggctggcGTACGAGCAGTTGGACACGGTGCCTGGGGAGATGGTCCGACTGGGCACGCGGCGAGGGAACGCCGTCACCACCGCCTTCTGA
- the LOC134007031 gene encoding armadillo-like helical domain-containing protein 2 — translation MYQRVLLFYNSYIKHYLFPQVEESNEGYQNHHKKKIQIAGQAIQNTALPLDIRVQGVHNIGLLAYTGSYGVAMCVAEYMPTIVDFLRSPDISDDQRIRVLESLTGMCYMHLSNQHQACILGLYHLLPELMDPASPLSTRAKLWSCYLLNTLCYNNVPAIRKLMSSQSLRGSLEVLEGEDWFGWPKNHAQELLCILGFWPAQMIKIPENKSS, via the exons ATGTATCAGCgtgttttgttgttttacaACAGCTACATCAAACATTACCTGTTTCCTCAAGTTGAGGAGTCCAACGAAGGATATCAGAACCATCACAAGAAGAAAATTCAAATAGCAGGTCAGGCTATTCAGAACACGGCACTGCCACTGGATATAAGAGTGCAGGGAGTCCACAACATTGGATTACTGGCATACACCG GTAGCTATGGAGTTGCGATGTGCGTTGCAGAGTACATGCCCACCATTGTTGACTTCCTGCGATCTCCAGACATATCAGATGATCAAAGGATCAGGGTACTAGAGAGCCTGACAGGAATGTGTTACATGCATCTGAGCAACCAGCACCAAGCCTGCATCCTTGGCCTGTACCACCTCTTGCCG GAGCTGATGGATCCAGCTAGTCCCCTGTCCACCAGAGCCAAACTGTGGAGCTGCTACCTCCTCAACACCCTGTGCTACAACAACGTCCCAGCGATCCGCAAACTCATGAGCTCACAGAGCCTCAGGGGGAGCCTTGAGGTCCTGGAGGGAGAAGACTGGTTTGGTTGGCCCAAGAACCATGCCCAGGAACTGCTTTGCATTCTCGGGTTCTGGCCAGCACAAATGATCAAGATCCCAGAAAACAAAAGCAGTTGA
- the gmnn gene encoding geminin: MNTSRTFKHVENSSENIKNFFAASDQGMGPPRKSLQVLQPSAVNMNVGRIKLAGKAVPKRKQWNPEQVKGSKRSKAEVKSTQTENLPDGLSTEAYELMVKETPPSSYWKEVAEERRKALYDVLQENEKLHKEIEAKDEQIAHLRSENEELQELAQHVQHMADMIERLTGKSPESLEDLREIALDVDELEELEESDDDCTPSEEEEEEEEVQNKDQAEAN, translated from the exons ATGAATACCAGCCGGACCTTCAAACACGTAGAGAACTCTTCTGAGAACATTAAG AATTTTTTTGCAGCATCCGACCAGGGAATGGGACCCCCCAGGAAAAGCCTGCAGGTTCTCCAGCCCTCTGCTGTCAACATGAATGTGGGCAGGATAAAACTG GCAGGGAAGGCTGTGCCCAAAAGGAAACAGTGGAACCCAGAACAGGTGAAGGGTTCCAAGAGGTCCAAGGCTGAAGTCAAGTCCACACAGACGGAAAACCTCCCAGATGGCCTCTCCACAGAGGCATATGAACTCATGGTCAAAG aAACCCCTCCTTCAAGCTATTGGAAAGAAGTGGCTGAGGAACGTAGGAAGGCTCTGTACGACGTTCTCCAGGAAAATGAGAAG TTGCACAAAGAGATTGAGGCCAAAGATGAGCAGATCGCCCATCTGAGGAGTGAGAACGAGGAGCTGCAGGAGCTGGCTCAGCATGTCCAGCACATGGCCGACATGATCGAG AGGTTAACGGGTAAGAGCCCAGAAAGTCTTGAGGACCTGAGGGAGATCGCTTTGGATGTTGATGAGTTGGAAGAGCTTGAGGAATCAGATGATGACTGCACAcccagtgaggaggaggaggaggaggaggaagtacaGAATAAAGATCAAGCTGAAGCCAATTGA